CAGTGATGTCGAAAATAATCTGTTCACTATACTGTCCACATAATGTTAAGGGGATAACAAAGACACTAAGGGAAGGGTGGGGTTGGCCACTTCATAAATCCACACTATAAATTCAGGGAAAAACCACTGCAGTGCAGATGATGAGAGATCTTCACCCATCTCACTACCACGCTCTACTATATCCTGCAAGACCTTTCTTCTGTAAACAGAACATTTAGCATATAATGGAAAGAAACTAAGTGCATGTGAACAGGAGAAATCAAAGCCTTatgctttatttataattgcaGCAATTTGTAAGCACATCTTAACTATCTTTGTGCACTGATGCCTTTAAATCAAGCTTCTCTACTCTAATGTATTAATCAGTTCACACATATACCTATAACTCTGTATGTAGGTTTAGTAATCCTGTGATATATTAATCATAACAGATAACAGAAGTATTCTTCAGTTAAAGTTCTCTCTTTCTAGTCAACTTCACCATAATGTATATAACCTGAATATATATGTTAAGGAGATCCTGTAGTCCTAGTTCCACTTTACACAAAGAGTAAGTGCAAGGATCATAGCTAAATGCTAATCGAGTTTGTCAGCAGGGGAAAACTTGCACTAATAGTAGATGCCTTAGAAGCCCACATCTAGGGGTGTGCAGATGGGGAGACAGATGTGATGTTCCATCAGTGTGAAGACTCCAGCTGTGGAGCTGTGGTGATCATCTCTCATCTATTCCATGTCTCAGCCAATCAGTGACATTAGACTGAAGTgaccaaactgaaaaaaatccaCCAGACAGGGTGGGGGGTTGGAGGTTACGGGATATCCATTATGGGCAAGATGGTTAGTAGAGTTTTAGTGGAGTGGGAGGTTGGGCTGGATAATTAAATTGTGTAGCAACAAGGTGAAACCTTGACTCAGTGTGGGATGAAGGCTTTTTTGTCAAGCCTATTGTAACGAGTGTAGGGGGTTGAAGCGAGTCGAATATTAACTTTGTTTGGCTAAATTGTGGTTAATGCGTGTTTATTAAAGCCTGTAGCGGAGAATCTAATATGTCTTGTTTGCAGGCAGATTTAGCTCTTCACCTGTGGTCTCGATCCTCTATGCATGTTTACTCGAGCTAAATAAGCACAGCAGGGGAAAAGCAGTGTCATTCTCAAAAAGGCATTCCTATATTTGACTTTTCATCTATAAAAAACGAGTAGCCATCTATAAAACAAGAAGCCAAAAGTATAGTGCTTCAAAAGCGTATATTAtaagaaagaaatgtgaaagGGGGCAGGGATGCActtccaaagaaattcagacaCTGCTGCTCCTCTCTGTGCTGCGAGAATAAAAGGTATAGTAGTGGAATTCTATGTAGGTGTTAGCACTCTGTGTGCCCAAGTGTATTCTCACCTTATCCAGTATAAGAGTATATAACAGTTGCTCTGGTCATTGATATGCTCGAGAGgtgtgttactgtcactgttGCTATGGAGATTTACAATATGGCACACTTGCCACTATCACCATGGTGACTTACCACTTCGTACCTTTTTAGCAATCAAACACAGTTTGCTTCAAGATAGCACACTTGTCTTAGTATAAACTCTGTAAGTACAGGTTATTATGAAGATGTGggtccactgtgctgtaaacagTGAAGTCAGAGCTTTTTCACTGagcagtgtcacacacacaaagagcagcTGTCCTGAGGCTATGGGGCTCCATAAGGCTTCTATAATCTGTAGTTCAGAGTAGCAGTCATTTTTAGCACATACTATCTGCATGTGTTAATATGTCTTACTGaggtatatttatatttataacacaaaTGCCTTTCACCAAACTGGTActacaaagagaaacaaaaactcTATTTTGCATATCTAAAGAGAACTGAATTACCTAGAGaggaaaatatgtatttttataaggctgtgaatttaaaatgcaaaaaacacTGATTCAATTAGGGGTATGTTTTGCTCCTGTAACTTATTTCAGAGGCTTCCTATTAGGCTGACTGAAGTGCCTTGGCCAAGAGGAACATTCACATTGCAAGGCAGAGTTGAGCACCAGTGTTGGTGAAAGGATAAGCAGAGTGTTATGCGTCTTATTTGTGAAGGGTCAGATGCTGGCTGGCAAGAGGGCACTGGAGGGCAGCAAatcaaaactttaaaaaaagacacatcagtgtcAGGATAAAGCCTATGACTGGATTATATGAAATGGATGTTCTTATAAAGACATCGTATTTAATAGttggatgaatgaatgcaaaTTTGGCAATAGGGTTGgtctttaattttcttttgtagACCCGTGAGGCCCTCCAGTCTGTCCCTATAACTCTGTCTGCCAGCTCCTCCCTGATCACTGTAACTGTGGAGCTGAGGTTAGAGGACTAAAACAGAGTTTGGTATCAAATAATGAATTAACCTTTTCtatgtgaaaaaatgtttgaataattttttttttgttagctgGGTTGGAGGGTTTACCCCTTTACCCCAAATGGCCATTCCTTaaactgaaacattttttttaaaataaaaaatatatataatcacagTTGGCTTTCAGCCTCCACtagaaacaataatattattCAGCAATATCTTAAAAGTGCTATAGTTGCTGAGGGCTTGTTCCTGGCCAAAGCATCTCATTCCCATCTGTTAGCCGCTTTTTGAAATCTGTTCATTCCTAAAATCAGCATGGGCCATCAGAGACTGCTTCTGTTAAAGACACCTTTCTTATGTTTTCAGGTATTAGACTAAATTGGCTGAATCACTATATATGGATTTCCTGTCACAGATGACAGAGGCTTGATTTTTCTTGTTCATGCTAATCAGGTTACAGTTGGTGAGAGGAGCTTATTAGGAAAAGAGAAACTTAAGGGCTGATTTATTCACATTGCTGCTCAAGATGATTGGTAGGGAACAAGCCTTAGGTAAAGCATTCCAAGCCTAAAATAGGAATAGTCAGTATGTTATTGCCTGCTCAATGATGGACATGTTCCCATTCCGTCCATGCCGTGGACAAAGTAACCTTTTTAATCCTAGAGAGAAGATAAAGGAATAGAAGTAATGAATTCCTTTGACGTTACCTCAGAATACCCAATGTTAGGAGTTCATACCGTAACTTGTGGTGAAAATGGTTGTACTTGAAAAGTGCCAAGATGTTAAAGAAATTCACTTAAGTGTGTGAAATTTCAAATTATTGCATTGTATTTGCACAAAGCTACTGAAACTCCTGTTTTCTCCTGTGACTTATGCTTTTTATAATCTATATGTTGTATTTATGAGATTAATCAAttatattaaactatttataaCCCACATACTGGTTGTCttcttgtgttttcagtttgctgattgtgggttttttctgcattttctggATGGTCTCACCATTCGTGAGTCACATTTGTTGGTGTAGGTGGGTGTAAATGTTTATACCATCAACAGTGAATTTTTCACATGGTGATAACATCTTTAAAAATGCCAAGTCCTGCATCATCACAATCCTTCAGAGCTTGCTATTACCATGGATATTTggttctgtttctctttctcactctctctctctcagctgtaGGAGACGTGTGTTTTTATCTGATAGTACATATCCTTTTTCCTGGCCCTCAGTTTTGGTCTCCCTCCAATCGTGGCCACATACCAGGCGGTTGTGTTTATGCAAAGACAAGCAGACTTGACACTCCCTTGAATGTGTCCATAGACCCATGCCAACAATTCCCAAGACATCGCTACACcagctcctcacacacagatcCAAACCACACAGTATTACTTGCACCTTACATCAGCAGTACTTGACCTTCTCCCTACAGGCGatacccacacaaacacacacatagcaggCATTGTTTTACTTCTTGTTTGGAGTGGATCTGCAGTCCAAGTGAATTCTGAGCTCCTATTTGTTATGACTGCAGCATGTAAACAATGATGTCCCCTCCGGCTCCTGTAGAGCTTAGGGCCAGCCTGATACCAGATACGACTCCAATTTGGAAAAAGTTAGACTTCTCATTTCCCTCTGTTTGGGTTGATTCCACACACTGTGCTGctcatttgtcatttgttttttccttGCCCAATACAAGCAGATTTTTCGTAAGTTTTTCAGtagtaaaaacaaaagtaacCGCAAACAATGAGCTATGGGATTATGAATGCTTACTTCAGTATCTTGTGTTGTTTGACACATAAACATCATATCCTGAGCATTAGGACagatttaaaccttttttaagtGACATGCCGTGTAAGAGCTGTTCATCCGCCACTGAGCTGGGTAATCTGGCCTTGAATCATTTTGCTGCTAAGCTCGCAATGAGCCCTTCTATGACCCTTTAAAGCTGTACTATGCCCTCCTACAATGTCTAGCATCCTTTACAGCTGTTATTAGTACACTATAAGAGATCAGACTAAGATCATGCAAtgaaaagacaaagacagagacattTAAAAATACTTGTGATTGAGATTACTGTATTTAAGAAATGCTTAAACTTACTTTATTTTCCTAttcagtgcaaaacacattaaacagaaaaagaaaaaaacaaagaattacaAGCAACTATTTGTCACAAACAAGCTCACTTTATAGATTCTGTCCAGctgttctacacacacacacacattcatgtgcatactctgtctccctttctctcttttccatcACAGCTTGCTCTCCAGGTCAAGGACATCAAAGGTCATGAGCACGGCCATGTCAGTGATGTCTGAGGTGGCTGCAGTCAGTTTAATTTGAGCAATGCTCCCTGTAAAGGCCTTGCCCTCCCACACCCTGCTCTTATTCATTTTCAAATCTACTCGCTGCTCCgctaacacactcactctctgcgCTGCCGGGACTCGCACACGGAAACATACCCAGCTCTGTGGGGCCAGCACGCCTTCACGTGGCTCCAGCAGCACGCACCCTTTCCCCCATGCTGAATATACACACGGGAATGGTTCACCacatctgtcacacacacttcgTAGCACGTAGTCACACAGTGGTGCGTAATCTTGCTGAGGGGGTGTGCGTCCATACAAGCCAAGGCGATAGACTCCAGGCTGCGGTGCGCACACACTTACTGTCACCTTACTGTCTGTGATCGTGAGCAAAATGTGGCGTGACAGTGGAAAGCTGGTCTgattcattttttctttgttcttctgATATGACTCTGAGCTGAGGACTGCATGTACTTGCAGCTGTGATGAGGTGCAGTGAAAAGTAATATTACAGCGACCCTGGGGCAAATTCACCAATGCCCCTGTGTGGCTAAAGTGTGACAGACCAGCTGCTTGAGTGCGCATTCCTGGTCCACACCATAGACTAAGATCAGGGGGGTATAGCACATTTTGATTTACTCCTGAGCCTCTGCATCGCAGCAGGAAATTCCCTACATTCTGAAAGGAGCCACTTCCATCATCGTAAtcacgcacaaacacagaaagacGGTAGTAGCCTTTGTATGGGCATAGCACATTGCACACAAGTTTTTCTGCTGCTATTTGAAGTGCCAGGCAGCGCTTGGCCAGAGCAAAGTTGAGTTCAGGGTGTATGAGCTCACAAACCATCATCAGGGGGCGCAAGGTGTGTAACACCAATTCACACTCTCCTTTCTCACAAACATCCAGAGTGTCTTGGCTTGGCACACTGCAACTCTTCACCCCATGCACCCCTGCATTGGACCCTAAGCCCCAACTCAGATAGGGGTTTGCGGGCAACGACTGTCTCTGCTGGACAGCTGGACACTCCAGCTCCAGAGTACAGACCCAGAGCAGAGTGCCAGAGTCTCCCTCTGGTCGCGCAAAAAGCTTCAGCTCATAGACTCCTGGCTCTGGTGGGAGCAGACGAAGACTCATGCCCTGCTGCGTCACTGACAGCAGACCACATGAGCTGTCGACCTCGTTCTGCCCTGCGGCTCCTGTCTTTGAATCCCGCTGCCTGAGCTCGTAGGCAAAGGTCAACCGTCCGGATGAGCTCACCAACACTGTTGTCTCTCCATCATCTGTGTGAAAcaaatattttgcatttgtaAAATTTTGCATTTGTAAAATCAGACTACTTAGTGGGGTTTAGTTCATATGCAGTGGTGTGAaccaagtctttttttttttaaacaaactgagCAATTAAGAATAGGGTGGGGTGTGTTTTCCATCACTCACAGCATTTCTTACAACTCTTACAACATTAGTATGGAAAGTATGTTGTTTGGTAAGGGAGTTTGCTGTTTTCTCTTTTACATTTTCCTTTCAGTGTTTAGATATTTGTATCCCTTGCTGTGTGCAGAGGGTATTCTGTCACTGTTTCAGGAAACCTTAGTAACAATAACATATTGGCCCTTATTCCCTTGGGATGCTTTAGTCTTTAAAGCACACAATAACTTCACAAACAGATGAAGAATGTTATTTTGGGCGCCTCTGATGTATAGTCCCAGAGCTCCGGAGAATGGGCTAAGGAGCCAGATATTAACTCTGTCTTTACTTGTACGTCTAGGCAGTGactgtttttctgcatgtgaatctgtttttctttcctctgcATTATTGAGAGTGTGGGTGAGAACATGCATTAATtcctttattgttatttattttgtgtaaagtATTTGtacatgtgtgggtgtgtgaccTGTGGTTATTTTGTACTGTGTGGGTTGTAGAAGGGTCAGTCCCAGCGTGTAGAAGGCTGAGGTCATTAATGGTATCAGCTCAAACTGTTCTAGAGAGATTGGAGTGTCCAACAGTTGCCAGTTCTCTTCATCGGGAAAATGAGAGTTTATAAATTCTCTTGGCTCAGTCAGGAAGTAAAAATCATCAAATCTGTGAGACATAACACAAAGACTTATTTATGATGTCTTTTCAAGCAATGAATTACAATGTTGGTATAAAACATTAATGCATTTGTATGCTGTATACAGGTGATGTTGTGATGttcacaaacactgacacacttcTAACCTCTTAACAAACGTTTTGGTGTCCATGTTGACAGTGCCAGCCCCCCAGCAGGCATCCAGAAGCCCCCACTGTCCCTTCACCCACACAGCATTCCACATGTGATCAGAAGGCTTATCTGCCAGCTTGTGTCCAGGCCACTGCCCAATGCCTTTACTGTATCCACTAACTTCCTCACACTGAATGCCAACTTCCCtacagaacacagagagaaaataagatCAATTCAGACTATACTTCAGGTAAATTCTAAATACAGGGGCCCACAATTCTCCAGACATAATTGTTTtccaaaatatttcatatttagttatatatagttattattcTCTAGATTTTTCAGCCATAATTAAAGCTTTTAGAAAGATAGAAGAAGAAAGTATTGAAATCATTCTCATGGCTGGATTGGGAAGCTGTTGCAAGGTTGTTATGGACTTTAACAGGAAACATAGCAAGCACATTACACGCAATATTGCTGCCAAGCTTACTAACAAATTTACTAACCAACCAAAAAGTAGACGTCCATAAACATCCATTGACGATGTTACAACCAACATGTCAACCTAGGTACAGTATAGTGACAAGGGACACcttgtatttattgtataatGGTGCACTGCAAGTGCAAATGTGTATGGAAATGAGAGTACAATGAAATGTACAACAAAGACTCCCATGAATGGGCAAGTGTGTTTCACTGAATGACTTCATGAGcatttaaacaatattatatCTTTTTACTCCATCTTATGAATTGTTGCTTAAGATGTATGGAGTATCTATTAGAGAATCTGAAGAGGTCCTTGAAATGGCTTGTCTAATCCTATTAAAATCACAGCAATCTTCATGCTGGCAGTTCTGTGTCTTTTCACCTGCACATCTCCAGACAGATGCTGGAAAATCCACTGCATACTCCACGACCCTCCTTAATGACTTCCTCTGGGGTGCAGAGCTTTGGGGAAAGACCCAGGTATCCATCCAAATCatattctgcacacacacaaacccataaAATATTCATAGAGCACTATGCTCCATACATTACAGTatttgtgttcaccacatgcagTGTTCCGTTCAAGAAAAATGCATCAATGTGTCACCAGGTCATTTAGTCTTCTCTTACTCTTTCAGTGAAAGTGGGTGTATGTACTTACCAATATAATGGCAGAGCCAGAACCATATGGCCCTGACTTTTTCTAACTCATTTCTGGTCCCCTGCGTAATAACACGGGCAATACTCTGAGGTGAAAACACTCCCTGCTCTTTCAGCTgaaatacacatgcacacaaaaaccGAGCCCATGTATAGTTATAttgattatatactgtatgtgccgATAATATTAAACCTTATTTCATTGTACAAAATATATGATATGGAAATAGACATgcctttgtctttctgtcttaaCTTGGTGAATCTTACGTGAAGGAAGAAAACAGCCAATAGTTTTGGTATTTTACTGTTTATGTGAATCTTGgtattatgtacattttatgAATACTATCAGAGTTGGCAGTACACCTATGTAGCTACACACATTGCCGAGCAAAGGTGAAAAAGGTACTGAGAGTATATGCAAAGTTTCAAAATCGTAGTCAGTTTAAAAGTGATATACAGTTGCAGCTACAAATATACTCAAGACAAAATATaagtagtaaaaataaaaaaaagttgctatttgtaataaatgtactgaagttttaaaaaaataaatgtttacctttattttcagaaaataaaaaaatgtcagaaaattCTATTCTAAAGCAGCTACACTGTtttgcctgaaaaaaaaaaaatcattcagtcTCTTCAGGTTTGAGTTATATGCATGCAGAATATGACATAATTCTTAATAGTTTTCTGTTGTaggtttctgttttttgtctacacaaaaaaacagatttttgtctatacttatatatacttatatatatatctacagtCAAGGATATgatattactgtatgtgtatcaGATATTATCTTGATATCAACTATCAAAAGGATAGTTGGGATTTGATTTGGTGCAGTATTTATAATCACGTCAGGAGATCTTAAGAAGTGTATGGTAACCAAATCAGATTATTCAATGCAACAAGGTGGTGTGTCTAAggcataaactttttttttggaaagtaaaTCCAAATAGGAACTGTGGAAGGTTTACCTAAGAtagcacaatgtgtgtgtgtgtgtgtgtttgggggggatatcacatacatacacattataAAGTGGGCAGAATTAAAATAGCATCAGAATATATCAGTTTCACGAATCTCTATGCCATGAGCTTTGGTCTTTGCCCAAAGCTATTTAAGTCCTTTACTTTTGATTACAGAAGATGTGGCAGATCATAACTGACCAAATGttctctcaggtactgtggttTGAGGCAAATCAATGCTTTATATGCACACAATATacttatgtatatatttagatatGTACCTACTAGAGTCCATCTTTATGAGATAATAAGATCATAAGTGTTACTACATAATTAGAGCCTACTTCTAGCTGCCTGTGGGACTAGTAAACTTCTGTTTtgtcagaataaaaatataggAAAGTTACTCAGACTCTAATGTCCTTTACACATTCCTGAAATGTATTAAGCTGGTGGCTCTTATCAGGGATGCTGAAACATACTGGGTGTCATTAGTATTGCAGGAAAAGCTTATGTTTATGAAtttagaaataatgaaaaaagcaGTGGCTAGAACAGGATCTTGTGGAACAGAAACGTTTTGTATGAATTGAGATAATACCAAAGCCCCAACCAAATGTTTGTTCGTTCAAGATGCAAAAAATGACATAGGTAATTTACTATAATCAATACTGTCCCAATACATTGATGAGTCATCAATCCtggataaaatatattttttgtacatGATTTCTTTGCAACTATGCTTTCAGCTGCGAGGGTACAACCACCAATATATTAGCCCCTCAGCCAATGCAAATAGTCTTTTAGTACTTCCTGAAAAAATGCACAGGCAGCATCTCCCATACATAGCTGATTTAGAGGAGATCAATAAAAATAGCAGAGTGGGTTTACCTTGTGTTTACTGAAAAAGTTTTCTCCCATTAGCCAAAAAACGGTTGAGTTGTGAAGGTGTTCCATTCCTGGTGGATTTGCCTGCCTTGCATCTAATGTTCCCTGTATGGGTTCTTCTCCTTCTTAAAATATGTATTCACTTCTGCCATTTCCATCAAATCtaccaccatctgtccttccACACTCCTCTTCTTGACCCTGTACCTACCCATCAGCTTCTCATCACCTACAGTATGGTCTCTTCATTAACATCCCCATTGAAGTCTGCTCCAGTCACCACTCTTTCTTGGGTACACTCTCCACCACTTTATCTAACTCACTCCAATAATCTCCTTTCTCCTCCACCACACACCACTTGTGGGGAATATGCACTGATGACATTTGTCAACAGCCTTTCAGTTTCCAGCTACACAATCATCACTCTGTCAGACACTCTCTTCACTTCTACTACACTCCCAATATACTCTTCCTTCAGGATGATATctacaccatttttttttcacatctaTGCCATGGTTGAACAGTTTGAACCCACCTCCAATACTCCTAACCTTGCTTCCCTTACACTTGGTCTTTTGTACACAAAGCATGTCCGCCCTTTCTCCGCTCCATCATATCATGCCAACATTTAGAGTTCCGATTCTCACCTCCTCACTCCTACCTTTCCTCCTTTCCCACTGCCTCTGGAGAAcgccttctctctcttcttcttcaccaaACAGTAGCACATTTTCCACAAGTACCCTGCTGGCCAACAGTACCTGTGGCGGTTGTTGATAACCTGGGCTTCA
The Tachysurus vachellii isolate PV-2020 chromosome 6, HZAU_Pvac_v1, whole genome shotgun sequence genome window above contains:
- the ky gene encoding kyphoscoliosis peptidase, which gives rise to MTDVMVQKFSFPHSPSPCHAKTDEQSVPEQRTHQGIERLERGTLKAAKDPNNNPNQNNSNLEYEDTVSASKVREAHAPSTDPDLQNTDMGSSANGRPHSEPAASANGTIKTYLTSEKQNRDSSSVEYSHSKGKVLYKTVFEKWASLQYEEQRPSTKRQLSAESAAKCVTVRKRSTVASNEGEPAKPLSHTNPGTQPRKAGLPIRSPCQRQPRRQLFSSIGVFHKVDTHVISKGKELKEQGVFSPQSIARVITQGTRNELEKVRAIWFWLCHYIEYDLDGYLGLSPKLCTPEEVIKEGRGVCSGFSSICLEMCREVGIQCEEVSGYSKGIGQWPGHKLADKPSDHMWNAVWVKGQWGLLDACWGAGTVNMDTKTFVKRFDDFYFLTEPREFINSHFPDEENWQLLDTPISLEQFELIPLMTSAFYTLGLTLLQPTQYKITTDDGETTVLVSSSGRLTFAYELRQRDSKTGAAGQNEVDSSCGLLSVTQQGMSLRLLPPEPGVYELKLFARPEGDSGTLLWVCTLELECPAVQQRQSLPANPYLSWGLGSNAGVHGVKSCSVPSQDTLDVCEKGECELVLHTLRPLMMVCELIHPELNFALAKRCLALQIAAEKLVCNVLCPYKGYYRLSVFVRDYDDGSGSFQNVGNFLLRCRGSGVNQNVLYPPDLSLWCGPGMRTQAAGLSHFSHTGALVNLPQGRCNITFHCTSSQLQVHAVLSSESYQKNKEKMNQTSFPLSRHILLTITDSKVTVSVCAPQPGVYRLGLYGRTPPQQDYAPLCDYVLRSVCDRCGEPFPCVYSAWGKGCVLLEPREGVLAPQSWVCFRVRVPAAQRVSVLAEQRVDLKMNKSRVWEGKAFTGSIAQIKLTAATSDITDMAVLMTFDVLDLESKL